In Chitinophaga sp. HK235, a single window of DNA contains:
- a CDS encoding RNA polymerase sigma factor codes for MNNLPDDADIMTGLYRGDRESFVRLYEQHAGELYRYIYLFIRSREDAEDILQNVFTRIWMKRETLGEIRSLRSFLFRVTRNQVLNYFRSAKVKMRVQQLMASGDTPENADAGELLQYKQYYELASDAINKLPRRRQEVFRLSYENGLNTHEIASQLHISSSAVKQHLYAASDFIRDYLQKHGDISAALLIFLTLFDN; via the coding sequence ATGAATAATCTTCCGGATGATGCGGATATAATGACGGGCCTGTACAGAGGAGACAGGGAGTCTTTTGTGCGGCTGTACGAACAGCATGCGGGCGAACTATACCGCTATATCTATCTTTTTATCCGGTCGAGGGAAGATGCGGAAGACATCCTGCAGAATGTGTTCACCCGTATCTGGATGAAAAGGGAGACGCTGGGTGAGATCCGGTCGCTGCGCAGCTTTCTGTTCCGCGTTACCCGCAACCAGGTGCTGAATTATTTCAGGAGTGCCAAGGTAAAAATGCGGGTGCAGCAATTGATGGCCTCCGGTGACACACCTGAAAATGCCGATGCCGGCGAGTTATTACAATACAAACAATATTACGAGCTGGCCAGTGATGCTATCAACAAACTACCCAGGCGCCGGCAGGAAGTGTTCCGGCTGAGTTATGAAAACGGCCTCAATACCCACGAAATTGCCAGTCAGCTCCATATTTCCTCTTCTGCGGTGAAACAGCACCTGTATGCCGCCTCCGATTTTATACGTGACTATCTGCAAAAACACGGAGATATCTCCGCTGCCCTCCTGATTTTTCTGACCCTCTTCGACAATTAA
- a CDS encoding FecR family protein, with the protein MNNEEAALFVKRYAAGTATPEEHAAFEQWIHEQPLQEVQVLLDEYTALMEQHPVWLPANKALLDRMLRELDRPPARVVPLSSWKKRLYIAAGIALLIAGAGYASWHVAQQQRQPATAAIIHAGGNKAILQLADGTTLELDSTTQARPSHVLNITAGLLQYNPQPYQGATVYNTLSTPRGGQYQLLLQDGSRVWLNAASSIRFPVAFNGNDRTVEITGEAYFEVAPDARKPFIVKAGTTQINVLGTHFNVSAYPEEDNIRTTLTAGKVVVSNGSTTQQLTPGQQSVCTHGSHTISIRMVDLDQETAWKDGRFIFNGNIRDIMHQLERWYDVSVEYEGNISDQAFIGDISRNENLSEVLKILEFTGKIHFRTINRKIIVTP; encoded by the coding sequence ATGAACAATGAAGAAGCAGCCCTGTTTGTGAAAAGATATGCAGCCGGAACCGCCACCCCGGAAGAACATGCAGCCTTTGAACAGTGGATCCATGAACAACCGCTGCAGGAAGTACAAGTCCTGCTGGACGAATACACGGCGCTGATGGAACAACATCCCGTATGGCTGCCTGCCAACAAAGCCTTGCTGGACCGTATGCTCCGGGAACTGGACCGGCCACCGGCCAGGGTAGTACCGCTGTCTTCCTGGAAAAAACGGCTGTACATCGCAGCAGGCATCGCCCTGCTGATTGCAGGCGCCGGTTATGCCAGCTGGCATGTGGCCCAACAACAGCGCCAGCCCGCCACAGCGGCGATTATTCATGCAGGCGGCAACAAAGCTATCCTGCAACTGGCCGACGGCACAACGCTGGAGCTGGACAGCACCACACAAGCCAGGCCCAGCCACGTTTTGAATATAACAGCCGGTTTACTGCAATACAACCCACAGCCGTACCAGGGAGCCACCGTATACAATACCCTCTCCACACCCCGGGGCGGACAATACCAGCTGCTTCTGCAGGACGGCTCACGGGTATGGCTCAACGCAGCGTCTTCCATCCGTTTCCCTGTAGCGTTTAACGGTAACGACCGTACGGTGGAAATTACAGGAGAAGCTTATTTTGAAGTAGCACCGGATGCACGCAAACCCTTTATTGTAAAAGCCGGCACGACACAGATCAATGTGCTGGGAACCCATTTTAACGTCAGCGCCTATCCGGAAGAAGATAATATCCGTACCACCCTGACAGCAGGAAAAGTAGTGGTGTCCAATGGCAGCACCACACAGCAGCTTACACCTGGTCAGCAGTCAGTATGCACTCATGGTAGCCATACGATCAGTATACGCATGGTAGATCTTGACCAGGAAACCGCCTGGAAAGACGGCCGCTTTATCTTCAACGGTAATATCCGCGACATCATGCATCAACTGGAACGCTGGTACGATGTCAGTGTGGAATATGAAGGTAATATCAGCGACCAGGCATTTATAGGAGATATTTCACGAAACGAAAACCTGAGCGAAGTATTGAAAATACTGGAGTTCACAGGAAAAATACACTTCAGGACAATAAACAGAAAGATTATCGTAACACCGTAA
- a CDS encoding TonB-dependent receptor, producing the protein MLFKQKVKRGMQACGLPAKILLFMKLTLILMIAATLQVTAGAFGQKVTLHRKDASLLEVLKSIRKQTGCSFIGDRQMLQRTQGIDIAIANATTEEAMNACMKGLPLSWSVVGNTIIIREKDTPTPLRSSATDSSIVIRGKVTDSSGLGLPGVSVTLRSDPRKGVQTDAGGNYTFRMPVKDILVFTYIGFDKKEIPVTRSGIVNAVLQPVDSKLNEVAVVAYGTQKKTSMVGSVTTINPKELKGPTSNLTTMLSGRLAGVISYQRSGEPGRDNAEFFIRGITSFGSGKVDPLILIDGMEMGPSDLARIQPDDIAGFSILKDATASSLYGARGANGVILVTTKSGQQGKTRFNVRVENSTSSNTRNFKLADNVTYMKLANEAVITREPLTSRPYLQSKIAHTDDGDDPYLYPNNNWIDNLVKDNTNNQRYNLNLNGGVDRAQYYIGATYNIDNGVLRTIADNNFNSNVKSRNYEIRSNINIKLTPTTDAIVRTSGRFSDYNGPIRGGGEIFRQAMSANPVRFPAYFPASFAPDEKHPLFGNMKAEDGTFYTNPFANAVSGFQQETTSTLIAQLELKQNFNFLTKGLSARLMTYTKRYSFFNMSRKYNPFYYSVSIDPEEGLRGLNLLNETDGTEYLSFSQGDKQITTFTYLEAAVNYDKVIRERHAISGMLITILNNQLTANAGSLIASLPRRNQGISGRFTYAYDDRYLMEFNFGYNGSERFDKNHRFGFFPSIGFGWNVSNEKFFSGLLPVITRLKLRGTYGLVGNDQIGNTFDRFFYLSDVNLNTGYAYSFGENFTESKPGVVINRYENRDITWEKAYKTNLGFELELFKNLRLEADFFQERRSNILMSRSYIPSTMGLNVTPQANVGIAMGRGVDMSLDYKRNFGKNAWAQIRGTFTYATSKILVNEEPKYPEQNKYLSRVGYPIRQMWGLVAERYFVDEHEVMNSPRQNYGGYMAGDIKYKDINGDGQITNLDLLPIGYPTTPEINYGFGFTFGYRAFDISAFFQGSGRSSIFISPGDIAPFITGHYVYPDGGVSPTVDQHGLLQVVADNHWSENNRDLYAFWPRLSVDQRNNNLQTSTWWMRNGAFLRLKTVELGYTLPQRGLKRYGLSQLRVYLNGFNLLMFSQFKLWDVEMGGNGLGYPVQRVFNAGINLGF; encoded by the coding sequence ATGCTTTTTAAACAAAAGGTCAAACGTGGTATGCAGGCCTGTGGCCTGCCTGCCAAAATTCTGCTGTTTATGAAACTGACGCTCATTTTGATGATCGCAGCCACCCTGCAGGTTACCGCCGGCGCTTTCGGCCAGAAGGTAACCCTCCACAGGAAGGACGCCTCATTACTGGAAGTGCTTAAATCCATCCGCAAACAAACAGGATGCAGCTTTATCGGCGACCGCCAGATGCTGCAGCGCACCCAGGGCATTGATATCGCCATTGCCAACGCCACCACCGAAGAAGCGATGAACGCCTGCATGAAAGGCCTTCCCCTCTCCTGGTCGGTGGTAGGTAACACCATCATCATCCGGGAAAAAGATACGCCCACGCCCCTACGTAGTTCCGCTACCGACTCCTCCATCGTTATCAGAGGTAAGGTAACCGACAGCAGCGGCCTCGGTCTCCCCGGTGTATCCGTTACCCTACGCTCAGATCCCAGGAAAGGCGTGCAAACCGATGCCGGCGGCAACTACACTTTTCGTATGCCCGTTAAAGATATATTGGTATTTACCTATATCGGCTTCGATAAAAAGGAAATACCCGTCACCCGCAGCGGCATCGTCAATGCGGTATTGCAACCGGTAGACAGCAAACTCAACGAAGTGGCCGTGGTAGCCTACGGTACCCAGAAAAAAACCAGCATGGTAGGTTCTGTCACCACCATCAATCCCAAAGAGCTGAAAGGCCCTACCAGCAACCTCACCACCATGCTCTCCGGACGGCTGGCCGGCGTTATCTCCTACCAGCGCAGCGGAGAACCCGGCAGAGACAATGCCGAATTTTTCATCCGCGGCATCACCTCTTTCGGTAGTGGTAAAGTAGATCCGCTGATACTGATAGATGGTATGGAAATGGGGCCCAGCGATCTCGCACGCATACAGCCAGACGATATCGCCGGTTTCTCCATCCTCAAAGATGCGACCGCTTCTTCGTTATACGGAGCCAGAGGCGCCAATGGCGTCATCCTGGTCACCACCAAATCAGGACAACAGGGCAAAACACGCTTCAACGTACGCGTCGAAAACTCTACCTCCTCCAATACCCGCAACTTCAAACTGGCCGACAACGTCACCTACATGAAACTCGCCAATGAAGCTGTTATCACACGAGAGCCACTCACCAGCAGACCATACCTGCAAAGCAAAATAGCCCATACCGACGATGGCGACGATCCCTACTTATATCCCAACAACAACTGGATCGATAATCTGGTAAAGGACAATACCAACAACCAGCGCTATAATCTCAACCTGAACGGCGGCGTAGACCGCGCCCAATACTATATCGGCGCCACCTACAACATCGACAACGGCGTTCTCCGCACCATCGCCGACAACAACTTCAACAGCAACGTAAAAAGCCGCAACTACGAAATACGTTCCAATATCAACATCAAACTGACACCTACCACCGATGCCATCGTACGCACTTCTGGCAGGTTCTCCGATTACAACGGCCCTATCAGAGGTGGCGGCGAAATTTTCCGGCAGGCTATGAGCGCCAATCCAGTGCGCTTTCCTGCGTACTTCCCTGCCAGCTTCGCCCCCGATGAAAAACATCCGCTGTTCGGTAATATGAAAGCAGAAGATGGTACCTTCTACACCAACCCCTTCGCCAACGCAGTATCCGGCTTCCAGCAGGAAACCACCTCCACACTCATCGCACAGCTGGAACTGAAACAAAACTTCAACTTCCTGACTAAAGGTCTCTCCGCCAGACTCATGACCTATACCAAACGGTATTCCTTTTTTAACATGAGCCGTAAATACAATCCCTTCTACTACAGCGTCAGCATAGACCCCGAAGAAGGACTCAGAGGTCTCAATCTGCTGAATGAAACCGATGGTACCGAATACCTCAGCTTCAGCCAGGGTGATAAACAAATCACCACTTTTACTTATCTCGAAGCAGCAGTGAACTATGATAAAGTAATCCGTGAACGGCATGCCATCAGCGGTATGCTGATCACTATCCTCAACAATCAGCTGACCGCGAATGCCGGTTCACTCATTGCTTCCCTGCCACGCCGTAACCAGGGCATATCCGGACGCTTTACCTATGCGTACGATGACCGTTACCTGATGGAATTTAATTTCGGTTACAACGGTTCCGAACGATTCGATAAAAACCATCGCTTCGGTTTCTTTCCTTCCATTGGATTCGGCTGGAATGTGAGCAACGAAAAATTCTTCTCCGGCTTGTTGCCTGTCATTACCCGCCTCAAACTCAGAGGTACCTACGGCCTCGTGGGCAACGACCAGATCGGCAATACCTTTGACCGCTTTTTCTACCTCTCTGATGTAAACCTGAATACAGGTTATGCCTATTCTTTTGGAGAAAACTTCACAGAATCCAAACCCGGTGTAGTAATCAACCGTTACGAAAACAGAGACATCACCTGGGAGAAAGCGTATAAAACCAACCTGGGCTTTGAACTGGAGCTTTTTAAAAACCTTCGTCTGGAAGCCGACTTCTTTCAGGAACGCAGGTCCAACATCCTCATGTCACGCTCCTATATTCCCAGCACCATGGGTCTCAACGTTACACCACAGGCCAATGTGGGCATAGCGATGGGCCGCGGTGTGGATATGTCACTCGACTACAAAAGAAATTTTGGCAAAAATGCCTGGGCACAGATACGCGGCACTTTCACCTACGCCACCAGCAAAATACTCGTCAATGAAGAACCCAAATACCCCGAACAAAACAAGTATCTCTCCAGAGTGGGTTATCCTATCAGACAGATGTGGGGCCTCGTAGCAGAGCGTTATTTTGTGGACGAACATGAAGTGATGAACTCTCCCCGCCAGAACTATGGCGGATATATGGCCGGCGATATCAAATACAAAGACATCAATGGTGACGGGCAGATCACCAATCTCGACCTGCTGCCCATTGGATACCCTACCACCCCTGAAATCAACTACGGCTTTGGCTTCACCTTCGGTTACCGCGCTTTCGATATCAGCGCATTTTTCCAGGGGTCCGGCCGTTCATCCATTTTTATCAGTCCGGGTGATATTGCTCCTTTTATTACCGGACATTATGTATATCCTGATGGCGGCGTCTCTCCAACCGTAGACCAGCACGGTCTTCTGCAGGTAGTCGCTGATAACCACTGGTCAGAAAACAACCGCGATCTGTATGCCTTCTGGCCACGGCTCAGTGTTGACCAGCGTAACAACAATCTGCAGACCTCTACCTGGTGGATGCGCAACGGTGCCTTCCTCCGGCTGAAGACTGTAGAACTCGGATATACCCTGCCACAGCGTGGTCTTAAACGTTATGGCCTCAGCCAGCTGCGGGTATATCTCAATGGCTTCAACCTCCTGATGTTCAGCCAATTCAAGCTCTGGGACGTGGAAATGGGAGGTAACGGTCTCGGCTACCCTGTTCAGCGGGTATTCAACGCAGGCATCAACCTGGGATTCTAA
- a CDS encoding RagB/SusD family nutrient uptake outer membrane protein — MKKILLHSVYTITLASGLLLSACKKPFLDIVPDNVVTLANAFSNKTEAEKYLYTCYSYLPDAGPVSNILFFGADDMWTYRANNYSYQSPWKIALGEQNIVNPYVDFWNGAYHGKGYFRAIRDCNIFLENMMEGESYKHIAYLSPDMQKRWIAEVKFLKAYYHFYLLRMYGPIPITDKSLPVSATPDQVKVKRDPVDKVVGYIAGLLDEAIAVLPAEVPNRGTELGRITKPAAQMLKARLLTMAASPLFNGNPDYASFKDKDGQLLFSASYDASKWEKAAAACEAAIQTCAGVGIRLYEFSDPFAKLSPASIIQMSIRGSVTERWNTEIIWALSGRTDATLQTYSMADRIDPSFPNPTYLSSYMAPTLRIAETFYSSNGVPINEDKTWDYGRRYELRTATYDERLNIQQGYTTARLHFDRENRFYASLGFDGGHWFMQSNATDEKAWTIKAKFGQPQGKVSDQFYSETGYWPKKLVNWKFVQTNSSYNTEVYPWPEMRLADLYLLYAEALNETGKGTEAIVWMDKVRKRAGLDGVVNSWTNYSINPGKFSNKEGLRSIIHQERMIEMAFEGSRNWDLRRWKEAVIYENKPVLGWDVNQRVASEYYRPRTLFQQTFVAPRDYLWPLKEYDLTVNTNLVQNPGW, encoded by the coding sequence ATGAAAAAAATTCTTCTACACAGCGTATATACGATAACGTTAGCATCCGGCTTGCTGCTCTCTGCCTGTAAAAAACCGTTTCTGGATATAGTGCCCGACAACGTGGTCACACTGGCCAATGCCTTCTCCAATAAAACAGAAGCAGAAAAATATCTCTACACCTGTTACTCTTACCTGCCCGATGCCGGCCCTGTGTCCAACATTCTTTTTTTTGGGGCAGATGATATGTGGACCTATCGCGCCAACAACTACTCCTATCAATCGCCCTGGAAAATAGCGCTGGGAGAACAGAATATCGTGAACCCCTATGTGGATTTCTGGAACGGTGCCTATCATGGTAAAGGATATTTCAGAGCTATCCGCGACTGTAACATCTTCCTGGAAAATATGATGGAAGGGGAATCCTATAAACATATCGCCTATCTCAGTCCGGATATGCAGAAACGATGGATTGCCGAAGTGAAGTTTCTCAAAGCCTATTATCACTTCTACCTGTTACGCATGTACGGACCTATTCCCATCACGGATAAAAGCCTGCCTGTTTCCGCTACACCCGACCAGGTAAAAGTAAAACGTGACCCGGTAGACAAAGTGGTAGGCTACATCGCGGGACTGCTGGACGAAGCCATCGCTGTATTGCCTGCCGAAGTACCCAATCGCGGTACGGAACTGGGCAGGATCACCAAACCGGCTGCACAGATGCTGAAAGCCAGACTGCTGACAATGGCCGCCAGTCCATTGTTTAATGGCAACCCGGACTATGCTTCCTTTAAAGACAAAGACGGCCAGTTGCTGTTCAGCGCCAGCTACGACGCCTCCAAATGGGAGAAAGCAGCGGCAGCCTGTGAAGCAGCCATTCAAACCTGCGCCGGCGTTGGCATCCGCCTGTATGAGTTCAGTGATCCTTTCGCTAAACTATCTCCCGCCTCCATCATACAAATGAGTATACGCGGCAGCGTTACTGAACGCTGGAACACGGAGATCATCTGGGCCCTCTCCGGCCGTACCGACGCTACACTGCAGACCTATTCCATGGCAGACAGGATAGATCCCTCTTTCCCCAATCCCACCTATCTCAGCTCTTACATGGCCCCGACTCTGCGTATAGCTGAAACATTCTACAGCAGCAACGGCGTACCTATCAATGAAGATAAAACCTGGGACTATGGCCGCCGTTATGAGCTGCGTACCGCCACGTATGACGAACGTCTCAACATACAACAGGGATATACGACTGCACGCCTGCACTTCGACCGCGAAAACCGCTTCTATGCCAGCCTGGGTTTCGATGGTGGCCACTGGTTCATGCAAAGTAACGCTACCGACGAAAAAGCATGGACCATCAAAGCCAAATTCGGACAACCACAGGGAAAAGTATCAGACCAGTTTTATTCTGAAACAGGCTACTGGCCCAAGAAACTGGTGAACTGGAAATTTGTGCAGACCAACAGCAGCTATAATACCGAAGTATATCCCTGGCCGGAAATGCGTCTGGCAGACCTCTACCTGCTCTACGCTGAAGCACTTAATGAAACAGGTAAAGGTACCGAAGCCATCGTATGGATGGATAAAGTCCGTAAACGCGCCGGCCTCGATGGCGTGGTCAACTCATGGACCAACTATTCCATCAATCCCGGCAAATTCTCCAACAAAGAAGGGCTGCGCAGTATTATCCACCAGGAACGTATGATTGAAATGGCGTTTGAAGGCTCCCGCAACTGGGACCTGCGCCGCTGGAAAGAAGCCGTGATATATGAAAACAAACCAGTGCTGGGATGGGATGTCAATCAACGAGTGGCCAGCGAATACTACCGTCCCAGAACCCTTTTCCAGCAAACGTTTGTGGCCCCCCGCGACTACCTGTGGCCGCTCAAGGAATATGACCTGACCGTTAATACCAACCTCGTACAAAATCCCGGATGGTGA
- a CDS encoding DUF5000 domain-containing lipoprotein, translating to MKRYIPLLLAVLWLTACKEEMMKPAYNDATAPDQVTKITEEPIPGGSRLTYVLPSSTNLLYILAEVTNKQGVVRQFKASYYTNTLQIEGLGDTSPYEVKLYSVNKSEVRSAPVTVTIHPLQPPFADVFKSFVMNADFGGVNLKFSNPTGLELEIGFCGPDSVQKGISLLDTYFTATKDGNHTFRGLPPNKARFGVFIRDKWGNTSDTLFQELTPLYEKMLDKSKFREIKLPGDGPVYTTEWNIAYRFLWDGKYSSSFSNPYDGNGNNWQNLSTNGPSDGTPIHITIDLGETAHISRFRINHYYRFTHKALRKYELWGSNNPPADGSWDNWTKILYYEQEKPSGLQGEQYNDADAEVWLRGDMANFPDGLPAFRYIRVKCLENWMGNGNMSFSEITFWGDTK from the coding sequence ATGAAACGATACATCCCTTTACTGCTGGCGGTTTTATGGCTTACCGCCTGTAAGGAAGAAATGATGAAGCCAGCCTATAATGATGCTACTGCACCAGACCAGGTAACGAAGATAACCGAAGAGCCCATCCCCGGCGGTTCCCGACTGACCTATGTGCTACCTTCCAGTACCAACCTGCTGTACATACTGGCGGAGGTGACCAACAAACAAGGCGTGGTCCGGCAGTTCAAAGCATCTTATTATACCAACACCCTCCAGATTGAAGGTCTCGGTGACACTTCTCCCTATGAAGTAAAACTTTATTCGGTGAACAAAAGCGAAGTACGTTCTGCTCCGGTAACAGTGACCATCCATCCCTTGCAGCCACCATTTGCTGATGTGTTCAAATCATTTGTGATGAATGCCGACTTCGGCGGTGTCAACCTCAAATTCAGCAATCCTACAGGCCTGGAGCTGGAGATAGGCTTCTGTGGCCCCGATTCCGTGCAGAAAGGTATCTCCCTGCTCGATACTTATTTCACCGCCACCAAAGACGGCAACCATACCTTCCGCGGGCTGCCTCCCAACAAGGCCAGGTTCGGGGTTTTCATCCGTGACAAATGGGGCAATACCTCCGATACCCTTTTCCAGGAACTGACACCCCTATACGAAAAGATGCTTGATAAATCCAAATTCAGGGAGATCAAACTGCCCGGCGACGGACCAGTATATACTACTGAATGGAATATCGCCTATCGCTTCCTCTGGGATGGAAAATACTCTTCTTCCTTCAGCAATCCCTATGACGGCAATGGCAACAACTGGCAGAACCTTTCCACCAACGGCCCTAGCGACGGCACTCCTATCCATATCACAATAGACCTGGGAGAAACCGCTCATATCAGCCGCTTCCGCATCAACCATTACTATCGTTTCACACATAAGGCTCTCCGTAAATATGAGCTCTGGGGCAGTAACAATCCGCCTGCCGATGGCAGCTGGGACAACTGGACCAAAATACTGTATTACGAACAGGAGAAACCTTCCGGGCTGCAAGGCGAACAATATAACGATGCAGATGCCGAAGTATGGCTGCGCGGCGATATGGCCAACTTCCCCGATGGGCTGCCTGCCTTCCGCTATATCCGGGTGAAATGCCTGGAGAACTGGATGGGCAACGGTAACATGTCTTTTTCCGAAATCACTTTCTGGGGAGATACCAAATAA
- a CDS encoding DUF4998 domain-containing protein, translating to MKKIPIPVYILLSILLLASCSKMDDYLQLSGRQEIAYTGRVDSLKVLPGDGRLKLTWLLISDPKITGVTIYYNSRKDSVVLPVERSAGIDSMSYLFSNMPEGSYSFEVYTWNNSGSRSVPAYITGRSYGPIYKSSLLNRALTTATLIDSDAQLSWGLAEETITGMEVSYTSNTGQSVVVQAPRSALSTTLKNYQPGSSFSYRTSFRPDTLCIDTFYADAVTRQPQ from the coding sequence ATGAAAAAAATACCCATCCCTGTTTATATACTGCTGAGTATCCTGTTGCTGGCCAGTTGCAGCAAAATGGATGATTACCTGCAACTCTCCGGCCGCCAGGAAATCGCCTACACCGGAAGAGTAGATTCGCTGAAAGTACTGCCCGGCGACGGCAGGCTTAAACTGACCTGGCTGCTGATATCTGATCCCAAAATCACAGGTGTCACCATTTATTACAACAGCCGGAAAGACTCTGTAGTACTGCCTGTCGAGAGAAGCGCCGGCATCGACTCTATGTCATATCTCTTCAGTAACATGCCGGAAGGTAGTTACAGCTTCGAAGTATATACCTGGAATAACAGCGGCTCACGTTCCGTGCCCGCCTACATCACCGGCCGCTCTTACGGGCCTATTTATAAAAGCAGTCTGCTCAACCGTGCCCTTACTACCGCCACACTCATAGATTCAGATGCACAGCTCAGCTGGGGCCTTGCAGAAGAAACCATCACCGGAATGGAAGTCAGCTATACCAGCAATACCGGGCAATCCGTCGTTGTGCAGGCGCCTCGCAGCGCCCTCAGCACCACACTTAAAAATTATCAGCCGGGCAGCTCTTTCTCCTACAGAACTTCCTTCCGACCCGATACGCTGTGTATCGATACTTTTTATGCAGATGCCGTTACCCGTCAACCACAATGA
- a CDS encoding DUF4855 domain-containing protein: MKKLSLLFTTLVLMTSTVLLGTSCQKVYTETSVAKKDTTTAQPLPAWYISDLALIYQGGIQRLPWTKDQLIPYIYRKTNTGVDWLFDGFLFIEFKDGMGHEYAEGYEPLPAGKTEWQWLLDRNFENGKALHALDDVLDSLAQLNITPKRKRKVVLTLPEPIRTLSNWGDLNGRTLNFANTADREAACAWYIETALAKWQAANFKHIELMGFYWVAEQNTGAVEILPTVAANIHSKQQRFYWIPYYGAAGAANWKSMGFDIAYQQPNYFFDLSSPYSILTGAINFAQKNKMALEMEFDDRLMNQAGYRQKYTDYINEFTKAGAWNNLPVAYYEGGGAWLTMSLSTDPEIKGLVKRLSDIIVTRQTAADQR, encoded by the coding sequence ATGAAAAAACTTTCATTGCTGTTTACCACGCTGGTGCTGATGACCAGCACCGTACTGTTAGGCACCTCCTGTCAGAAGGTGTATACAGAAACCTCCGTTGCCAAAAAAGATACGACCACCGCACAGCCACTGCCAGCCTGGTATATCTCTGATCTGGCGCTTATCTACCAGGGCGGCATCCAGCGCCTGCCCTGGACCAAAGACCAGCTGATCCCGTATATATATCGCAAAACAAATACGGGCGTCGACTGGCTCTTCGATGGTTTCCTGTTCATCGAATTTAAAGATGGAATGGGCCACGAATATGCCGAAGGCTACGAACCGCTGCCAGCCGGTAAAACAGAATGGCAATGGTTGCTGGACCGCAACTTTGAAAACGGGAAAGCCCTGCATGCACTGGATGATGTGCTCGATAGTCTGGCACAACTAAACATAACGCCTAAACGTAAACGGAAAGTAGTGCTCACGCTGCCCGAACCCATCCGGACACTGAGCAACTGGGGTGACCTCAACGGCAGAACGCTCAACTTCGCCAACACCGCCGACAGAGAGGCTGCCTGCGCCTGGTACATCGAAACAGCCCTGGCCAAATGGCAGGCCGCCAATTTCAAACATATTGAACTGATGGGCTTTTACTGGGTGGCAGAACAAAATACCGGCGCCGTGGAAATACTTCCCACCGTGGCCGCCAATATCCACAGTAAACAGCAGCGGTTTTACTGGATACCCTATTATGGCGCAGCAGGAGCTGCCAACTGGAAAAGCATGGGCTTTGATATCGCCTATCAGCAGCCCAATTATTTCTTTGATCTCTCCTCTCCCTACTCTATCCTCACCGGAGCTATCAATTTTGCGCAAAAAAATAAAATGGCGCTGGAAATGGAATTCGATGACCGCCTGATGAACCAGGCCGGATACCGTCAGAAATATACAGACTACATCAATGAATTTACCAAGGCAGGTGCCTGGAATAACCTGCCGGTAGCCTATTACGAAGGTGGTGGCGCCTGGCTCACCATGTCACTCAGCACCGACCCCGAAATAAAAGGTCTGGTGAAACGGCTGTCAGATATTATCGTTACCCGGCAAACGGCAGCGGACCAACGATAA